The following coding sequences are from one Coffea arabica cultivar ET-39 chromosome 11e, Coffea Arabica ET-39 HiFi, whole genome shotgun sequence window:
- the LOC140021264 gene encoding uncharacterized protein — translation MASGTRGRGGGLGRSLEREQEHEPDQVATAIQRMADLLERMADQQVEKFTRNRPRIEDIRKFFLSLDLKDSFSVGLLDSRHVLIRLHTEEDFLRVWTRAVWYVAGNTMRVVKWTPAFLVDKESALAPVWFSLPKLPTLFIDAAMAALCCPSVARVCEEVDLLKELLSRVWLQLDEDHGFWQLLQPEFMPKYCAHCYHQGHTQSECHVKHPELRSNGMRGEKTTLSSANNSPPRDGNLVELRGSAAAQVSHGDELRKTDGYHVDEEQDVSMQDEVTRDAGRIIMDLAEQVVSEAVDREGEDRDVPPGFGDHVALDEEEVGGVLARAASEPIVCASGLSPQVVEEQLGEGEEGRSVALTLNLDQIAVLEQLAVVGVCEPKLCRHDADSIRLLLNFDSVICNSTGELWVFFNSPWMSDSASGMDCYRISPGRAHGFSGSSFTWCNNRLGRARIWKQLDRVLLNMECLNFSFSVSVSHLVRAPSDHAPVLLSFVSKVDCRSRSFRFLNVWPSKEGFLDVVRTTWQVEVSRSSFSVVWGKLRSVSRALHLWNKQVFGDVFENVKKRKAVVAAAKVRAQSDLSDEAHLELQRAQANLKRLLAVEEQFWSQKARVKWLQHGDRNSRYFHSVVKQCRFQSKIHKIQDSARDWVMDDEGIGREEVRYFSNLFTADPMSEFQLLHVIPNLGDDIENMRLEEVPSLEEVKAVIFDMDGDSAAGPDGFTGKFFMTAWEMVAHDVYKAIVSFFCGAELPRFITATSIVLLPKVMNPKDFTQFRPISMSNFLNKVISRLLVGRLSGVLPRIIYSQQSGFVKGRSIADNYLLAQELISEMGRKCKRGNLALKLDMAKAYDRTRVVGYKVPRHCPSVSHLAFADDVIIFANGGADSLRRVMRILDWYQSDFGQLVNVQKSRYLVHPQIMVARKMLIELVTQFYKREFPVRYLGAPLFIGRAKEEYYSELC, via the exons ATGGCATCTGGTACTCGAGGTAGAGGTGGAGGGCTAGGACGAAGCCTTGAAAGGGAGCAGGAACATgagccagaccaagtagctacagccatccagcgaatggctgattTGTTAGAACGTATGGCggaccaacagg TCGAAAAATTCACTCGCAACAGACCTCGCATAGAGGACATCAGGAAGTTCTTCCTTTCGCTTGATTTGAAGGATTCTTTTTCTGTTGGATTGCTGGACAGCAGACATGTGTTGATTAGGCTCCACACTGAAGAGGATTTCTTGCGGGTTTGGACCAGAGCTGTATGGTATGTTGCCGGCAACACCATGCGTGTCGTCAAGTGGACGCCTGCCTTTCTTGTTGATAAGGAGTCTGCATTAGCTCCTGTGTGGTTCAGCCTTCCAAAGTTGCCG ACGTTGTTCATTGACGCTGCGATGGCCGCGCTTTGTTGTCCGAGTGTGGCTCGGGTTTGTGAGGAGGTTGACCTCCTGAAGGAACTTCTGTCTCGTGTGTGGCTTCAGCTGGACGAAGATCACGGTTTTTGGCAGCTGCTACAGCCGGAGTTCATGCCAAAATATTGCGCCCACTGCTATCACCAGGGGCATACGCAATCAGAATGTCATGTTAAACATCCTGAGCTGCGTTCGAATGGGATGCGTGGGGAGAAGACGACATTGTCGAGTGCCAATAACAGTCCCCCAAGAGACGGCAACTTGGTGGAGCTTCGCGGGAGTGCGGCTGCCCAAGTATCGCACGGTGATGAATTGCGGAAGACAGATGGGTATCATGTTGACGAGGAGCAGGATGTGAGCATGCAAGATGAGGTTACTAGGGACGCAG GCAGGATTATTATGGACCTTGCGGAGCAAGTGGTGAGCGAAGCGGTTGACAGGGAGGGGGAAGATAGGGACGTGCCACCGGGGTTTGGCGATCACGTTGCTCTGGATGAGGAGGAGGTTGGTGGGGTGTTGGCGAGAGCCGCGTCGGAGCCCATCGTGTGTGCCAGCGGCCTATCACCGCAGGTTGTCGAAGAGCAGCTTGGTGAGGGGGAGGAAGGGCGTAGTGTGGCTTTGACTTTGAATCTAGACCAGATTGCCGTCCTTGAACA GCTAGCAGTTGTAGGAGTTTGTGAGCCCAAATTATGTAGGCATGATGCTGACTCGATTCGCCTTCTTTTGAACTTTGATTCCGTTATTTGTAATTCGACTGGGGAGTTGTGGGTGTTTTTCAATTCTCC ATGGATGAGCGATAGTGCCTCTGGGATGGACTGTTACAGGATAAGCCCGGGCAGGGCCCATG GATTTTCGGGCAGTAGTTTCACTTGGTGTAATAATCGATTAGGACGGGCGCGTATCTGGAAGCAGTTGGATAGAGTGCTGCTTAATATGGAGTGCCTGAATTTCTCCTTCTCAGTCTCTGTGTCTCACTTAGTGCGAGCTCCGTCTGACCATGCTCCGGTTCTCCTTTCGTTCGTGTCTAAAGTTGATTGTAGGAGTCGATCGTTCCGGTTTTTAAACGTATGGCCGTCCAAAGAGGGGTTTTTGGATGTGGTACGGACAACTTGGCAGGTAGAGGTGTCTAGGTCCTCGTTCTCTGTGGTGTGGGGAAAGTTGAGGAGTGTTTCCCGAGCTCTTCACCTTTGGAACAAACAGGTATTTGGGGATGTGTTTGAGAATGTTAAGAAGAGGAAAGCGGTGGTGGCGGCGGCTAAGGTGCGTGCACAGAGTGATCTATCTGATGAGGCTCACTTGGAGCTCCAGCGTGCTCAGGCTAACTTGAAGAGGTTGTTAGCAGTGGAGGAGCAGTTTTGGAGTCAAAAGGCCAGGGTCAAGTGGCTCCAACACGGTGATCGTAATTCAAGATATTTTCATTCGGTGGTAAAGCAATGCCGGTTTCAGTCCAAAATTCACAAGATTCAGGATTCGGCGAGAGATTGGGTGATGGACGATGAAGGGATCGGAAGGGAGGAGGTCCGGTATTTTAGTAACTTATTCACGGCTGACCCTATGTCCGAGTTTCAGCTTCTGCATGTTATCCCTAACCTCGGTGACGATATCGAGAACATGAGACTGGAAGAGGTCCCCTCTTTGGAGGAGGTGAAGGCGGTGATCTTCGATATGGATGGGGACAGTGCAGCTGGGCCAGACGGGTTTACAGGAAAATTCTTTATGACGGCTTGGGAGATGGTGGCTCACGATGTTTACAAGGCGATTGTGAGTTTCTTCTGTGGTGCTGAGTTACCAAGATTCATTACGGCTACGTCTATTGTTCTCCTCCCCAAGGTCATGAATCCTAAGGATTTTACTCAATTTCGTCCTATTAGTATGAGTAATTTTTTGAACAAAGTTATTTCTCGACTCTTGGTGGGAAGGTTGTCTGGTGTGTTACCTCGAATCATTTATTCTCAGCAGAGTGGCTTTGTTAAAGGGCGATCGATTGCAGATAATTATTTGTTGGCTCAAGAGCTGATATCGGAGATGGGAAGGAAGTGCAAAAGGGGGAATCTGGCTCTGAAGTTAGACATGGCTAAGGCGTATGATAGG ACACGGGTCGTGGGGTATAAGGTTCCACGACACTGCCCATCTGTGTCTCATTTGGCGTTTGCTGACGACGTTATTATATTTGCCAATGGGGGTGCAGATTCGTTAAGGAGGGTCATGCGGATTTTGGACTGGTATCAGAGTGACTTTGGTCAGTTGGTAAATGTGCAAAAGAGTAGATACTTAGTACACCCGCAGATCATGGTAGCCCGTAAAATGCTAATTGAGCTGGTTACTCAGTTCTACAAAAGGGAGTTTCCGGTTCGGTACTTGGGTGCTCCGTTGTTTATTGGCAGAGCGAAGGAGGAGTATTACTCGGAGTTGTGCTAG